Proteins encoded together in one Lathyrus oleraceus cultivar Zhongwan6 chromosome 5, CAAS_Psat_ZW6_1.0, whole genome shotgun sequence window:
- the LOC127082011 gene encoding uncharacterized protein LOC127082011, whose translation MVGSMVIYTPTNGLVTTSWVCLKCPLTIYGKSFWVDLVCLPLSKLDVILRMNWLEFNHVDINCFDKSVSFSEFHASDELFVSTKQVDESLRDVTKVFMILAYMKAESKAPIGELPMACDFPEVFPDDISDFPPECEVEFSIDLVPGTSPMSTTPYRMCGA comes from the coding sequence ATGGTTGGGAGTATGGTTATTTATACCCCGACTAATGGTTTGGTGACTACGTCGTGGGTGTGTTTGAAGTGTCCGTTAACTATATACGGTAAGAGTTTTTGGGTGGACCTAGTCTGTCTACCATTGAGTAAACTCGATGTTATCCTTAGAATGAACTGGTTGGAGTTCAACCATGTTGATATCAACTGTTTTGACAAGTCAGTGTCATTTTCAGAGTTTCATGCAAGTGACGAGTTGTTTGTGTCTACTAAGCAAGTGGATGAATCCCTGAGAGATGTTACCAAAGTGTTTATGATACTAGCTTATATGAAGGCTGAAAGCAAAGCTCCGATTGGTGAGTTACCAATGGCGTGTGATTTTCCAGAAGTGTTTCCAGATGATATCAGTGATTTTCCACCGGAGTGTGAGGTTGAGTTTTCcatagacttagtacctggtactagtccTATGTCGACGACTCCGTATAGGATGTGTGGTGCATAA